One stretch of Arachis duranensis cultivar V14167 chromosome 1, aradu.V14167.gnm2.J7QH, whole genome shotgun sequence DNA includes these proteins:
- the LOC107458192 gene encoding uncharacterized protein LOC107458192, with protein MASEEESFLTLVHCSGKIQKTKRYGVKFTDREPLSIFISSSSTLSDLKNSILQKFGVFGSKWVKKLFYKIFIAVVSTGVKYDTFVLAADEDIRVLFHCVRSFPEVRIHELFAKLEVGVNSSGASAPVHSSTAAGGASSSMPVVRPSVPLVASPSFTADLDQTEVVGSVPLENAGVFEHAYEVGTGGGLLPDMQGFGEPDRVENAMCDDDSDQEPVDIIGDDDDTGANPHIRQSFQNKDEAVLSVKDYSIRRDVEYRVIESDHLKYHGKCKEFGKGCTWLIRVALRARKGTWEVRRYNGPHTCLATSISSDHRKLDYHVICARILPLVRADAVVTVKVLQQATEADYSFKPSYRKVWMAKQKAVAQIYGDWKESYAELPRWMLGPLVSIDGIHLYGKYGVTLLLAIAQEGNSNILPIAFALVEGENAESWSFFLSNLRAHVTPQEGILVISDRHNGIKAALEAPETGWLTPRTFRAYCIRHVAANFALTFKGKDARRMLVNAAYAKTKAEFYYWFDILRTENPAMCDWANRMEYDK; from the exons ATGGCAAGTGAGGAAGAGAGTTTTCTTACCTTAGTGCATTGTTCTGGGAAAATccaaaaaactaaaagatatggtgtgaagttcactgataGAGAACCACTAAGTATTTTTATCAGTTCATCAAGCACTTTGTCAGATTTGAAGAACAGCATCTTGCAGAAGTTTGGGGTGTTTGGTAGCAAGTGGGTGAAGAAGCTATTCTACAAAATTTTCATCGCAGTTGTCTCGACCGGTGTTAAGTATGATACCTTTGTGCTAGCGGCTGATGAAGATATTAGGGTTCTGTTCCATTGTGTTAGGAGTTTTCCAGAGGTCAGAATACACGAGTTGTTCGCGAAGTTGGAGGTTGGTGTCAATAGTTCTGGGGCATCAGCTCCAGTTCATAGCTCGACTGCCGCGGGAGGTGCGTCTAGTTCGATGCCTGTGGTGAGACCATCCGTTCCGCTGGTAGCATCCCCTTCATTCACGGCTGATTTAGATCAAACAGAGGTTGTTGGTTCCGTACCTTTGGAGAATGCAGGGGTCTTTGAGCATGCATATGAGGTGGGCACCGGTGGTGGCTTGCTACCTGATATGCAAGGTTTTGGAGAACCTGATCGAGTAGAGAATGCAATGTGTGACGATGACTCTGATCAGGAGCCTGTAGATATCATTGGGGACGATGATGACACAGGTGCCAATCCACAT ATTAGGCAATCATTCCAGAATAAAGATGAGGCTGTGCTGAGTGTGAAGGACTATAGTATCCGCCGAGATGTTGAGTACAGAGTCATCGAATCAGATCATCTTAAGTATCATGGAAAATGCAAGGAGTTCGGCAAGGGTTGTACTTGGTTGATTCGCGTAGCACTGCGTGCACGAAAGGGCACTTGGGAGGTTAGGAGGTACAACGGGCCACACACTTGCTTGGCAACCTCTATTTCCAGTGATCACCGTAAGCTAGATTACCACGTTATCTGTGCAAGAATTCTTCCGTTGGTTAGGGCAGATGCTGTGGTCACGGTAAAGGTATTACAACAAGCTACAGAAGCCGATTACAGTTTCAAGCCTAGTTACAGGAAGGTTTGGATGGCGAAGCAGAAGGCAGTGGCACAAATATATGGAGATTGGAAAGAGTCGTATGCGGAGTTGCCACGTTGGATGCTAGGG CCCCTCGTGAGTATTGACGGTATCCACTTGTATGGCAAGTATGGAGTGACGCTGTTGCTGGCGATAGCGCAGGAGGGGAACTCGAACATCCTCCCGATAGCATTCGCCCTTGTGGAGGGAGAAAACGCAGAGTCATGGTCATTCTTCTTGTCCAACCTACGAGCGCATGTGACGCCACAGGAGGGTATCCTTGTTATCTCTGACAGGCATAATGGCATCAAGGCAGCACTTGAGGCCCCTGAGACTGGATGGCTGACTCCACGTACTTTTCGAGCGTACTGTATTCGTCATGTGGCTGCAAATTTTGCCCTTACCTTCAAAGGTAAGGATGCAAGGAGGATGTTGGTGAATGCTGCCTACGCAAAAACTAAAGCAGAGTTTTATTACTGGTTTGACATCTTGCGGACTGAGAATCCAGCAATGTGTGACTGGGCCAACCGTATGGAATACGACAAATAG
- the LOC107496704 gene encoding cytokinin dehydrogenase 3 → MLTNAIITTHHPCSAFHASTEISNNLVCDNVTLTLASTDFGLTIHEKPLAVLEPTSITEISELIKVSNSLSTPITIAARGQAHSVHGQAMAREGIVVNMTHLNGYRHGKGVVIFRDEKDPWNSYADVGGEQVWSDVLNAALEYGLTPLSWTDNLFTSVGGTLVNAGVGGQTFKFGPQIANVYELDVITVEGFLMINQWPNIISFFPTQDLPRINSLLAQHNILYVLELAKYYNNSTQDQIDLDVERLVTGLKYVPTFKYEKDVLYQNFLHSSENPGQGLPEGPQSWLDIFVPGSRISDINEGVFKNIIFKQNLTANGIILAFPMNRTKWNDKMSVAIPDEQVFYLVSVLQEVTYDTLKTFDEQKNQILEFCKDSGIGIKQYLPRNKTHEEWIQHFGSKWQNFKDTKNKFDPKRILAPGQGIFN, encoded by the exons ATGCTCACAAATGCAATAATAACCACACATCATCCATGTTCAGCATTTCATGCATCCACGGAGATTTCAAATAACCTAGTTTGTGACAATGTTACCCTTACACTCGCCTCAACCGATTTCGGCCTTACGATTCACGAGAAGCCTCTGGCGGTTCTTGAACCAACGTCAATAACTGAAATATCAGAACTAATAAAAGTGTCAAATTCCCTTTCTACCCCTATCACAATAGCAGCACGAGGGCAAGCACATTCGGTTCACGGTCAAGCGATGGCGCGTGAGGGGATAGTGGTGAACATGACGCATCTAAACGGTTACAGGCACGGGAAGGGGGTTGTTATATTTCGCGATGAGAAGGATCCGTGGAATTCTTATGCTGACGTGGGCGGTGAACAGGTGTGGAGTGACGTGTTAAATGCAGCACTTGAATATGGACTCACACCGCTGTCTTGGACTGATAATTTGTTCACTTCTGTTGGCGGAACCCTCGTCAATGCCGGAGTCGGTGGTCAAACATTCAAGTTTGGTCCTCAGATTGCCAATGTTTATGAACTAGATGTTATTACAG TAGAAGGTTTTCTTATGATAAACCAGTGGCCGAATATCATTTCCTTTTTTCCAACACAAGATCTGCCTCGCATAAATTCCTTATTAGCCCAACATAACATCCTCTATGTCTTGGAGCTTGCCAAATATTACAACAACAGTACTCAAGACCAAATTGATCTG GATGTTGAACGTTTGGTGACGGGATTAAAGTATGTTCCTacatttaaatatgaaaaagatgTGTTGTACCAGAATTTTCTACATAGTTCTGAGAATCCAGGACAAGGACTTCCTGAAGGACCTCAATCTTGGTTGGATATTTTTGTTCCAGGATCTAGAATCTCAGATATAAATGAAGGGGTTTTCAAGAACATTATCTTTAAACAAAACCTTACTGCCAACGGAATCATACTAGCCTTCCCCATGAACCGAACAAA GTGGAATGATAAAATGTCAGTGGCTATACCTGATGAACAAGTCTTTTATCTTGTGAGTGTTCTGCAAGAAGTTACATATGATACATTGAAGACATTTGATGAGCAAAAGAATCAAATATTAGAATTCTGTAAAGATTCAGGCATTGGAATCAAGCAATATCTTCCACGAAACAAAACTCACGAAGAATGGATTCAACATTTTGGTTCCAAGTGGCAAAATTTCAAagacacaaaaaataaatttgatcctAAAAGAATATTGGCTCCGGGACAAGGGATTTTTAACTGA
- the LOC107496718 gene encoding cytokinin dehydrogenase 3-like — protein MAQNTFQFPTYFKLLLMIITTLGKIVTSLQLAEENISDKLRNDAKSLWKVSRDYGNIVHEVPAMVFHPASVDDIANLIKSSYSSPVPFAIAARGQGHSTGGQAMARDGMVVDMAALRRERKKKGVGGISVDVCGEYVDVGGEQLWIDVLNETVENGVAPVSWTDYLYLSVGGTLSNAGISGQSFRYGPQISNVLEMDVVTGKGDLITCSKQKNSELFYAVLGGLGQFAVITRARISLHPTPTKVKWMRLLYSDFSAFTRDQERLISIKALDYLEGTLLMHQGPINNWRSSFFPLSDHLRIASLITKHKILYCLELSKYYYHHQSQQNLNKEIEELLEGMGNIPGFYYEKHVSYVEFLNRVRSGELLLQSQGLWEVPHPWLNLFIPKSQIMQFNSGVFRGIIFKRNITTGPVLVYPMNRSKWDDRMSASIPDEDVFYTVGFLHSSGFDNWNEFDAQNKEILKFCSDNGIKVKQYLAQHSTQEEWKNHFGDNKWKVFVERKNQFDPRMILSPGQKIFNNSSIVLY, from the exons atggcTCAGAACACTTTTCAGTTTCCAACTTACTTCAAACTACTTCTAATGATCATAACCACTTTGGGAAAAATTGTGACGAGCCTTCAGCTGGCGGAAGAAAACATTTCCGATAAGCTCCGTAACGATGCCAAAAGTCTCTGGAAGGTTTCCAGAGACTACGGCAACATCGTCCACGAAGTGCCGGCAATGGTGTTCCATCCGGCTTCCGTGGACGACATAGCGAACTTGATTAAATCGTCGTACAGTAGCCCTGTTCCGTTCGCAATAGCCGCGAGGGGACAGGGCCACTCTACGGGCGGGCAGGCCATGGCTCGCGACGGCATGGTCGTGGACATGGCCGCCCTGAGGagggagagaaagaagaaaggagttgGAGGGATAAGTGTTGATGTGTGTGGGGAATATGTTGATGTTGGTGGAGAACAACTTTGGATCGATGTGTTGAATGAGACAGTTGAAAATGGAGTTGCACCGGTTTCTTGGACGGATTATTTGTATTTGAGTGTGGGAGGGACACTCTCCAACGCTGGGATTAGTGGCCAATCATTCAGATATGGACCTCAAATCTCCAATGTTCTTGAGATGGATGTTGTTACTG GAAAGGGAGATTTAATAACATGCTCTAAGCAAAAGAATTCAGAGTTATTTTACGCGGTTCTTGGAGGCTTAGGACAATTTGCAGTTATAACAAGAGCAAGAATTTCTCTTCACCCAACACCCACAAAG GTTAAGTGGATGAGATTGCTGTATAGTGACTTCTCTGCTTTCACAAGAGACCAGGAACGATTAATCTCAATCAAAGCGTTGGATTATTTGGAAGGGACATTGCTAATGCACCAAGGTCCCATAAATAATTGGAGATCCTCTTTCTTCCCTCTCTCCGATCATCTCAGAATTGCTTCCTTAATAACCAAACACAAAATTCTCTATTGCCTTGAACTctctaaatattattatcatcacCAATCCCAACAAAATCTCAACAAG GAAATTGAAGAACTGCTAGAAGGAATGGGCAACATCCCTGGGTTTTATTATGAGAAACATGTGTCATATGTTGAGTTCTTGAATAGAGTCAGAAGTGGAGAGTTGTTGCTTCAGTCACAAGGGTTGTGGGAAGTTCCTCATCCGTGGCTTAATTTGTTCATACCAAAATcccaaatcatgcaatttaattcaGGCGTTTTCAGGGGCATCATTTTCAAAAGAAACATTACCACTGGACCTGTCTTGGTTTATCCCATGAACAGAAGCAA gTGGGATGATAGGATGTCAGCATCAATTCCAGATGAAGATGTGTTCTACACGGTGGGATTTTTGCACTCAAGTGGGTTTGATAATTGGAATGAATTTGATGCTCAAAACAAAGAAATCTTGAAGTTTTGTAGTGATAATGGCATCAAGGTGAAGCAATATCTTGCCCAACACAGCACACAAGAAGAATGGAAAAACCATTTTGGGGATAATAAATGGAAGGTTTTTgtagaaagaaaaaatcaatTTGATCCAAGAATGATTCTATCACCTGGACAAAAAATCTTCAACAATAGTAGTATAGTATTATATTGA